One Polaribacter sp. KT25b DNA segment encodes these proteins:
- a CDS encoding SDR family NAD(P)-dependent oxidoreductase, with the protein MEVKNKIVIVTGAGSGIGKATAVLLAKFGATVIVSDINFEKAEKVVEEIVTNNGKSLPIKANVAVYKEVENLINKTIEEFGKLDVIVNNAGIGPSFLKTHESTLRDWERVISVNQTGVYYCMKIALQQFLNQGHGNIVNIASLAGLKASPNNISYSASKFAVVGMTKSAAMEYATKNIRVNAVCPGYTESALLDQLLNVKPEMNSVLKSQIPMKRFGKTLEIAEAVVWLASDNTKFITGQTITLDGGTSL; encoded by the coding sequence ATGGAAGTAAAAAATAAAATTGTTATTGTAACTGGAGCTGGTTCTGGAATTGGTAAAGCAACAGCAGTTCTATTAGCAAAATTTGGAGCAACAGTTATAGTTTCTGATATTAATTTTGAAAAAGCAGAAAAAGTTGTTGAAGAAATTGTAACAAATAATGGAAAATCGCTACCTATAAAAGCAAACGTTGCAGTTTATAAAGAAGTAGAAAATTTAATAAATAAAACTATTGAGGAATTTGGAAAACTAGATGTTATTGTAAATAATGCAGGAATTGGACCGAGTTTTCTAAAAACACACGAATCAACTTTAAGAGATTGGGAAAGAGTTATTTCTGTAAATCAGACAGGAGTTTATTATTGCATGAAAATAGCTTTGCAACAATTTTTAAATCAAGGTCATGGAAATATTGTAAATATTGCTTCGCTAGCTGGTTTAAAAGCATCACCCAATAACATAAGTTATAGCGCAAGTAAATTTGCGGTTGTTGGTATGACAAAATCTGCTGCAATGGAATATGCAACTAAAAATATTAGAGTAAATGCTGTTTGCCCAGGTTATACAGAATCGGCTTTGTTAGATCAATTATTAAATGTAAAACCAGAAATGAATTCAGTTTTAAAAAGTCAAATTCCGATGAAACGTTTTGGCAAAACATTAGAAATTGCAGAAGCTGTAGTTTGGTTGGCTTCTGATAATACAAAATTTATTACAGGGCAAACAATTACTTTAGATGGAGGTACATCTCTTTAA
- a CDS encoding M23 family metallopeptidase has translation MAKVKYYYDENTLSYRKITVKKSDSYKRVFLIFLAVIIIAFIGFVGFSQIIMSPTALAQKRELENLKFHFELLNKRLEESSAILAQLQERDNNIYRSYFEANPITEEQRKAGFGGVNRYKVLDGYDNSKLIKDITKEVDVLSKQMVVQSKSLDEIITLAKKKEDMLASIPAILPIKKEDLTSVASGYKMRMHPILKIKKFHKGMDFTARIGTPIYASGNGKVTVASRSSSYGNVVYIDHGYGYETIYAHMSKIKARRGQMVKRGDLIGYVGNTGLSVAAHLHYEVHKNGIALNPINFYYGDLSLDEFAELQKSSEESQSFD, from the coding sequence ATGGCAAAAGTAAAATATTATTATGATGAGAATACGCTTTCTTACAGAAAAATTACTGTTAAGAAGAGTGATTCTTATAAAAGGGTATTTTTAATCTTTTTAGCTGTTATTATTATTGCATTTATTGGTTTTGTAGGTTTTAGTCAAATTATAATGTCGCCAACTGCTCTTGCACAAAAAAGAGAGTTAGAAAACTTAAAATTTCATTTTGAGTTGTTAAACAAAAGATTAGAAGAAAGTTCTGCAATTTTAGCCCAATTACAAGAAAGAGATAATAATATTTATAGAAGTTATTTTGAGGCAAACCCTATTACAGAAGAGCAGCGAAAAGCTGGTTTTGGTGGTGTAAACAGGTATAAAGTTTTAGATGGATACGATAATTCTAAATTAATTAAAGACATTACAAAAGAAGTAGATGTTTTGTCTAAACAAATGGTAGTACAATCTAAATCGTTAGATGAAATTATTACTTTAGCAAAAAAGAAAGAAGATATGTTAGCCTCTATACCTGCAATTCTTCCTATTAAAAAAGAAGATTTAACTTCTGTAGCTTCTGGTTATAAAATGAGAATGCATCCTATTCTCAAAATTAAAAAGTTTCATAAAGGAATGGATTTTACAGCACGAATAGGAACTCCTATTTATGCATCAGGAAACGGTAAAGTTACTGTTGCTTCTAGAAGTAGTTCGTATGGTAATGTTGTTTATATAGATCATGGTTACGGGTATGAAACTATTTATGCACACATGAGTAAAATTAAAGCAAGAAGAGGTCAAATGGTAAAAAGAGGAGATTTAATTGGCTATGTGGGTAATACAGGTTTATCTGTTGCAGCACATTTACATTATGAAGTTCATAAAAACGGAATAGCTTTAAATCCTATTAATTTTTATTATGGAGATTTATCTTTGGATGAATTTGCTGAGTTACAAAAATCTTCTGAAGAAAGTCAATCTTTTGATTAA
- a CDS encoding MerR family transcriptional regulator, whose product MYIDLPEKRYYKIGEVAKAFQVNASLIRFWEKEFAIIKPKKNAKGNRLFTQEDIVNFKLIFNLVKERGFTLEGAKQKLKKNPEGIYSNHEIISRLEAVKAELQKIKNQL is encoded by the coding sequence ATGTATATAGATTTACCTGAAAAAAGATACTACAAAATAGGGGAAGTGGCGAAAGCTTTTCAAGTAAATGCATCATTAATTCGTTTTTGGGAAAAAGAATTTGCAATTATAAAACCCAAAAAAAATGCAAAAGGAAATCGGTTATTTACCCAAGAAGATATTGTAAATTTTAAATTAATCTTTAATTTAGTTAAAGAAAGGGGTTTTACCTTAGAAGGTGCAAAACAAAAACTCAAGAAAAATCCTGAAGGAATTTATAGTAATCACGAAATTATTAGCCGTTTAGAAGCTGTAAAAGCAGAGCTTCAAAAAATTAAAAATCAACTTTAG
- a CDS encoding LemA family protein, with amino-acid sequence MKKWLIPVIIIVVIVFGFYNWGKGFNNTAVELQEDAKTTWSNVESAYQRRNDLIGNLVKTVQGAADFEKSTLTDVINARAKATSVNINAGDLTPENMAQFQQAQSGLTGALSKLLVSVERYPDLKANANFLELQSQLEGTENRINVARDRFNEDVNVYNKHIKVFPNSLLAGMFNFDEMTRYKANAGSENAPDVNFDFNNKKE; translated from the coding sequence ATGAAAAAATGGTTAATTCCGGTAATAATAATAGTAGTTATAGTCTTTGGATTCTATAATTGGGGTAAAGGTTTTAATAATACAGCAGTAGAATTACAAGAAGACGCAAAAACTACTTGGTCTAATGTAGAAAGTGCCTATCAGCGTAGAAACGATTTAATTGGTAATTTAGTAAAAACGGTACAAGGAGCAGCAGATTTTGAAAAAAGTACATTAACAGATGTAATTAATGCTAGAGCAAAAGCAACATCGGTAAATATTAATGCGGGTGATTTAACACCAGAAAATATGGCGCAATTTCAACAAGCACAATCTGGTTTAACTGGAGCATTGTCTAAATTATTAGTGTCTGTAGAACGTTATCCTGATTTAAAAGCGAATGCAAACTTTTTAGAATTACAAAGTCAGTTAGAAGGTACAGAAAACAGAATTAATGTTGCTAGAGATCGTTTTAATGAAGATGTAAATGTGTATAATAAACATATTAAAGTTTTTCCAAATTCGTTATTAGCGGGTATGTTTAATTTTGATGAAATGACTCGTTATAAAGCAAATGCAGGTTCTGAAAATGCACCAGATGTAAACTTTGATTTTAACAATAAAAAAGAGTAA
- a CDS encoding TPM domain-containing protein, producing the protein MSKVEEFLTKEEEQEIISAIQIAEKNTSGEIRVHIEATTEKAHYDRALEVFYLLEMNNTKDANAVLIYVAVNDKKFVVYGDKGINSVVPKDFWDTTKNVIQNHFKIGNFKQGIVDGILKAGEELQNHFPYQTDDKNELSNEISKG; encoded by the coding sequence ATGTCTAAAGTAGAAGAGTTTCTGACTAAAGAAGAAGAACAAGAAATTATTTCTGCTATTCAAATTGCAGAGAAAAATACTTCTGGTGAAATACGAGTTCATATTGAAGCTACTACAGAAAAAGCGCATTATGATCGTGCACTAGAAGTGTTTTATCTCTTAGAAATGAACAACACAAAAGATGCAAATGCAGTCTTAATTTATGTTGCTGTAAATGATAAAAAATTTGTTGTTTATGGTGATAAAGGAATTAATAGTGTTGTACCAAAAGATTTTTGGGATACTACTAAAAATGTGATACAAAATCATTTTAAAATAGGAAATTTTAAACAAGGAATTGTTGATGGAATTTTAAAAGCGGGTGAAGAATTACAAAATCATTTTCCTTATCAAACAGATGATAAAAACGAACTTTCTAATGAAATTTCTAAAGGATAA